In one Achromobacter spanius genomic region, the following are encoded:
- a CDS encoding flavin-containing monooxygenase: MNLPVATPPQGLDALEARLRQDLSWLEIPAKNWVAPRLVDGQQVLDVVVIGGGMAGLAAAASLTHLGITAPIFDQAPEGYEGPWATTARMETLRSPKQLTGPALGLPALTFRAWFEAQFGSAEWDALDKIPRLQWMDYLRWYRRVLNLDVRNEHRVLSVQPRADRLVQLDIESPAGRSTVLARRVVLATGRDGLGGAYVPDFAKKLPRDRWAHSSDVMDYATLAGKRVGVVGAGASAMDSAGTALEAGAASVDLLIRRNDIPRVNKGKGAGNPGLTHGHLTLPDEWKWKIRHYINAAQVPPPRGSTLRVSRFPNARFNLGCGVQDLAMVGDDIHVTTPKGVFVLDFLIFSTGFRIDWTVRPEFAPLAPHVRNWGDRFTPPPGEEDQELHDSPDLGAVFELQEKVPGACPGLDRVHCFSYPAALTQGTISGDIPAISEGAKRLAQGIAGLFYREDVETYYANMEAFSEPEVFGDEWTPAPPPAQAAASQAETAQ; the protein is encoded by the coding sequence ATGAATTTGCCCGTTGCCACCCCGCCGCAAGGCTTGGATGCGCTGGAAGCGCGTCTGCGGCAAGACCTGTCCTGGCTGGAAATTCCCGCCAAGAACTGGGTTGCGCCCCGTCTGGTTGATGGACAACAGGTACTGGACGTTGTCGTCATCGGCGGCGGCATGGCCGGCTTGGCCGCCGCCGCGTCGTTGACTCACCTGGGCATCACGGCGCCCATCTTCGACCAGGCGCCCGAAGGCTACGAAGGCCCCTGGGCCACCACGGCCCGCATGGAAACGCTGCGTTCGCCTAAGCAGCTGACCGGCCCCGCGCTGGGCTTGCCCGCGCTGACGTTCCGCGCCTGGTTCGAAGCGCAGTTTGGCTCGGCTGAATGGGACGCGCTGGACAAGATTCCCCGCCTGCAATGGATGGACTACCTGCGCTGGTATCGCCGCGTGCTGAACCTGGACGTGCGCAACGAACACCGCGTGCTGTCCGTGCAACCGCGCGCCGACCGCCTGGTGCAACTGGACATCGAGTCCCCCGCCGGACGCAGCACCGTGCTGGCCCGCCGCGTGGTGCTGGCCACCGGCCGCGACGGCCTGGGCGGCGCCTATGTGCCTGACTTTGCCAAGAAACTGCCGCGCGACCGCTGGGCGCATTCGTCCGACGTGATGGACTACGCCACCCTGGCCGGCAAGCGCGTCGGCGTCGTGGGCGCGGGCGCGTCCGCCATGGACAGCGCCGGCACGGCACTGGAAGCCGGCGCCGCCAGCGTCGACCTGCTGATCCGCCGCAACGACATCCCGCGCGTGAACAAAGGCAAAGGCGCGGGCAACCCCGGCCTGACCCACGGCCACCTGACCTTGCCCGACGAATGGAAGTGGAAGATCCGCCACTACATCAACGCGGCGCAAGTGCCGCCCCCGCGCGGCAGCACCTTGCGCGTGTCGCGCTTCCCCAACGCCCGCTTCAACCTGGGCTGTGGCGTGCAAGACCTGGCAATGGTGGGCGACGACATCCACGTCACCACGCCCAAAGGCGTGTTCGTGCTGGACTTCCTGATCTTCTCCACGGGCTTTCGTATCGACTGGACCGTGCGCCCGGAATTCGCGCCGCTGGCGCCCCACGTGCGCAACTGGGGCGACCGTTTCACCCCGCCCCCCGGCGAAGAAGACCAGGAACTGCATGATTCGCCCGACCTGGGCGCCGTCTTTGAACTGCAAGAAAAAGTGCCCGGCGCCTGCCCGGGCCTGGACCGCGTGCACTGCTTTTCCTACCCCGCCGCGCTGACGCAAGGCACGATCTCGGGCGACATCCCGGCCATCAGCGAAGGCGCCAAGCGCCTGGCGCAAGGCATCGCCGGCCTGTTCTACCGCGAAGACGTCGAAACGTACTACGCCAACATGGAAGCATTTTCCGAACCGGAAGTGTTCGGCGATGAATGGACGCCGGCCCCACCGCCCGCCCAAGCCGCGGCCTCGCAAGCGGAGACCGCGCAATGA
- a CDS encoding ABC transporter permease: protein MTGWLIRRIAQAAVVVFLMTLIVFVGLHAIGNPVDILIGQDVDQVDRARIIAELGLDKPLWQQYLAFLNGALHGNLGNSFVYNIPAIELVIQRLPATLELAISALGLAVIIGLPLGLIAGLYPDSRFSKMIMAGSIVGFSLPTFWVALMLIMTFSVSLGWLPASGRGQTVEFLGFQWSWLTADGWRHLILPALNLSLFKISLVIRLTRAGVRDVMPLDFVKFARAKGLSPFRVVCVHVLRNTMIPLVTVLGLELGSTIAFAVITESIFSWPGAGKLILDSLNALDRPVIVAYLIVVVCLFVTLNLIVDILYKVLDPRVRLEGSA from the coding sequence ATGACTGGTTGGTTGATACGCCGCATTGCACAAGCCGCGGTGGTTGTATTTCTGATGACCTTGATCGTCTTCGTGGGCCTGCACGCCATCGGCAACCCCGTGGACATCCTGATCGGCCAGGACGTGGACCAGGTCGACCGTGCCCGCATCATCGCGGAGCTGGGCCTGGACAAACCGCTGTGGCAGCAATACCTGGCGTTCCTGAACGGCGCGCTGCACGGCAACCTGGGCAACAGCTTCGTCTACAACATTCCCGCGATTGAACTCGTCATCCAGCGCCTGCCCGCTACGCTGGAACTGGCGATCAGCGCCCTGGGCCTGGCCGTCATCATCGGCCTGCCGCTGGGCTTGATTGCCGGCCTGTACCCCGACAGCCGCTTTTCCAAAATGATCATGGCCGGCAGCATCGTCGGCTTCTCGCTGCCGACCTTCTGGGTGGCGCTGATGCTGATCATGACGTTCAGCGTGTCGCTGGGCTGGCTGCCCGCCAGCGGCCGTGGGCAGACGGTGGAATTCCTGGGCTTTCAGTGGTCATGGTTGACTGCCGACGGCTGGCGCCACTTGATCCTGCCCGCGCTGAACCTGTCGCTGTTCAAGATTTCGCTTGTCATCCGCCTGACCCGCGCCGGCGTGCGCGACGTGATGCCGCTGGACTTCGTGAAGTTCGCCCGCGCCAAAGGCTTGTCGCCGTTTCGCGTGGTCTGTGTGCACGTGCTGCGCAACACGATGATCCCGCTGGTGACCGTGCTGGGGCTGGAGCTGGGTTCGACCATTGCGTTCGCCGTCATCACGGAAAGCATTTTCTCGTGGCCGGGCGCTGGCAAGCTGATCCTGGACAGCCTGAACGCGCTGGACCGCCCCGTCATCGTGGCCTACCTGATCGTGGTCGTGTGCCTGTTCGTGACGCTGAACCTGATCGTCGACATTCTTTATAAAGTGCTGGACCCCCGGGTACGGCTGGAGGGCTCGGCATGA
- a CDS encoding ABC transporter permease: MSTTATPEKVPALRRESPWRRNLTEFLSSKTAVFGLAVATLLILAAIFAPWISPQNPYDLLQIDVLDSRMPPGSMNGLDTFHYWLGTDGQGRDLLSGILYGLRISLMVGVGSAVIAGIVGTLLGLLAAYAGGKVDAFIMRLVDLILSFPSILVAMMILAFLGKGVGNVVLTLVILEWAYYARTARGQALVERRREYVEAARCLDIPNWRIMLKHILPNCLPPLIVIGTLQIARAITLEATLSFLGLGVPVTEPSLGLLISNGFQYMLSGEYWISFYPGIALLITIVAINLVGDRLRDVLNPRTHK, from the coding sequence ATGAGCACCACTGCAACCCCTGAGAAGGTTCCCGCCCTGCGCCGCGAATCGCCCTGGCGCCGCAACCTGACCGAATTCCTGTCGTCCAAGACGGCGGTGTTCGGCCTGGCCGTGGCCACCCTGCTGATTCTGGCCGCCATCTTCGCGCCGTGGATCTCGCCGCAGAACCCGTATGACCTGCTGCAAATCGACGTGCTGGATTCCCGCATGCCGCCGGGTTCCATGAACGGCTTGGACACCTTCCACTACTGGCTGGGCACCGACGGCCAAGGCCGCGACTTGCTGTCCGGCATTCTGTACGGCCTGCGCATCAGCTTGATGGTGGGCGTGGGCTCGGCCGTTATCGCCGGCATCGTCGGCACGCTGCTGGGCCTGCTTGCCGCCTACGCGGGCGGCAAGGTCGACGCCTTCATCATGCGTTTGGTCGACCTGATCCTGTCGTTCCCGTCCATCCTGGTTGCCATGATGATCCTGGCCTTTCTGGGCAAGGGCGTGGGCAACGTGGTGCTGACGCTGGTGATTCTGGAATGGGCCTATTACGCCCGCACCGCGCGCGGCCAGGCGCTGGTGGAACGCCGCCGTGAATACGTCGAAGCCGCCCGCTGTCTGGACATTCCCAACTGGCGGATCATGTTGAAGCACATTCTGCCCAACTGCCTGCCGCCGCTGATCGTCATCGGCACCTTGCAGATTGCGCGCGCCATCACGCTGGAAGCCACCTTGAGCTTTCTGGGCCTGGGCGTGCCGGTAACCGAACCGTCGCTGGGCCTGCTGATTTCCAACGGCTTTCAATACATGCTGTCCGGCGAATACTGGATCAGCTTCTACCCCGGCATCGCACTGCTGATCACCATCGTCGCCATCAATCTGGTGGGCGACCGCCTGCGCGACGTGCTGAACCCAAGGACTCACAAATGA
- a CDS encoding ABC transporter ATP-binding protein: protein MTDRTATGAPATLEVRNLRTHFHTRAGVLPAVDDVSFTLERGKILGLVGESGSGKSVTGFSIMGLVDAPGRIVGGEILFQGRDLTKLAPRELRRLQGNRIAMIFQDPMMTLNPVLRVDVQMIETVRAHNKMSKREARTLARDTLGMMGIPSPEERLLAYPHQLSGGMRQRVAIAIAMLHRPDLIIADEPTTALDVTIQAQILSEVQKLAQQHGTSLIWITHDLSVVAGLADDVAVMYAGRIVEHGKVDDVLDRPQHPYTVGLIDSLPSNNLRGQRLRQIPGMTPNLLHLPAGCAFSARCSRATTACGQQPGITQALPEHDVRCFHPTIQIHNEVTA from the coding sequence ATGACCGACCGCACCGCTACCGGCGCGCCGGCCACGCTTGAAGTGCGCAACCTGCGCACGCACTTTCATACCCGCGCGGGCGTGCTGCCCGCCGTGGACGACGTGTCGTTCACGCTCGAGCGCGGCAAGATCCTGGGCCTGGTCGGAGAATCCGGCTCGGGAAAATCCGTGACGGGCTTTTCCATCATGGGTCTGGTCGACGCCCCCGGCCGCATCGTCGGCGGCGAAATCCTGTTCCAGGGCCGCGACCTGACCAAGCTGGCCCCGCGTGAACTGCGCCGCCTGCAAGGCAACCGCATCGCCATGATCTTCCAAGATCCAATGATGACGCTGAACCCCGTCTTGCGCGTGGACGTGCAGATGATCGAAACCGTGCGCGCGCATAACAAGATGAGCAAGCGCGAAGCCCGCACGCTGGCCCGCGACACGCTGGGCATGATGGGCATCCCCAGCCCCGAAGAACGCTTGCTGGCCTACCCGCACCAACTGTCCGGCGGCATGCGCCAGCGCGTGGCCATTGCCATCGCCATGCTGCACCGCCCTGACCTGATCATTGCCGACGAACCCACCACCGCGCTGGACGTCACCATCCAGGCGCAGATTCTGTCTGAAGTGCAAAAGCTGGCGCAGCAGCACGGCACCAGCCTGATCTGGATCACGCATGACTTGTCCGTGGTGGCGGGTTTGGCCGATGACGTGGCCGTGATGTACGCCGGCCGCATCGTTGAACACGGTAAGGTCGACGACGTGCTTGACCGCCCGCAGCACCCCTACACCGTCGGCCTGATCGACAGCCTGCCCAGCAATAACCTGCGGGGCCAGCGCCTGCGCCAGATCCCCGGCATGACGCCCAACCTGCTGCACCTGCCCGCCGGCTGCGCGTTTTCCGCGCGCTGCTCGCGCGCCACCACCGCCTGTGGCCAGCAACCCGGCATCACTCAAGCCCTGCCCGAACACGACGTGCGCTGCTTCCATCCGACTATCCAGATCCACAACGAGGTGACGGCATGA
- a CDS encoding ABC transporter ATP-binding protein has product MTVSAAPTPLIDLAQVSKRFGERKVGAAGRAMQRMGLSKPPAITRAVDNVDLIVNPGEVVGLVGESGCGKSTLGRIAAGLLTPSGGEVRINGVRPSDMNSAAAHAARLTVQMIFQDPYASLNPRLRVDEIVGEAARIHGLVDNAGFDDYVSAQLERAGLDPALRQRYPHQFSGGQRQRIGIARALAVQPSMLVCDEAVAALDVSIQAQILNLFMDLREELNLTYLFISHDLGVVEHLSDRVVIMYLGRVVETATVDEVFQRPNHPYTQALLAEIPSLKSRHKIFTAIKGEIPSPLNPPGGCHFHPRCPHAMPRCKTEVPTLKGIAINHLSACHLNDMA; this is encoded by the coding sequence ATGACTGTATCCGCCGCCCCCACGCCGCTTATTGACCTTGCTCAAGTCAGCAAGCGCTTTGGCGAAAGAAAGGTCGGCGCGGCCGGCCGCGCCATGCAGCGCATGGGCTTGTCCAAGCCGCCCGCGATCACGCGCGCCGTCGACAACGTGGACCTGATCGTGAACCCCGGCGAAGTCGTCGGCCTGGTCGGTGAATCCGGCTGCGGCAAATCCACGCTGGGCCGCATCGCCGCAGGCTTGTTGACGCCTTCCGGCGGTGAAGTCCGCATCAACGGCGTGCGCCCGTCCGACATGAACTCGGCCGCCGCCCACGCCGCGCGCCTGACCGTGCAGATGATTTTCCAGGACCCCTACGCCAGCCTCAACCCGCGCCTGCGCGTGGACGAGATCGTGGGCGAAGCGGCCCGCATCCACGGCCTGGTCGACAACGCGGGCTTTGACGACTACGTCAGCGCCCAGCTCGAACGCGCGGGGCTCGACCCTGCCCTGCGCCAACGCTACCCGCACCAATTCAGCGGCGGCCAGCGCCAGCGCATCGGCATCGCCCGCGCGCTAGCCGTGCAGCCGTCCATGCTGGTGTGCGACGAAGCCGTTGCCGCGCTGGACGTATCCATCCAAGCGCAGATCCTGAACCTGTTCATGGACCTGCGCGAAGAACTGAACCTGACGTACCTGTTCATCAGCCATGACCTGGGCGTGGTGGAACACCTGTCTGACCGCGTCGTCATCATGTACCTGGGCCGCGTCGTGGAAACGGCCACGGTGGACGAAGTGTTCCAGCGCCCCAACCACCCGTACACGCAAGCGCTGCTAGCGGAAATTCCCAGCCTGAAGTCGCGCCACAAGATCTTTACCGCGATCAAAGGCGAGATTCCCAGCCCGCTGAACCCGCCCGGCGGCTGCCATTTTCATCCGCGATGTCCGCATGCGATGCCGCGCTGCAAGACCGAAGTTCCCACGTTGAAGGGAATCGCCATCAACCATTTAAGCGCCTGTCATTTGAACGACATGGCCTGA
- a CDS encoding ABC transporter substrate-binding protein, with amino-acid sequence MKRLILSTLTAAILGASAAASADNLSIGFADPLSSLDPQLNNHAGDRSVALHFWDLLIENKWNKLQPGLAVSWKPLDPTTWEFKLREGVKWQDGTPFTADDLIYSYTRARAVPGSVATYAGYLRTIDTMTAKDPLTLIVKTKAPNPDLPLNLASVHVVSKHVGEKSTTEDYNSGKAMVGTGPYKFVSYTPGDRVIMERNDGYWGEKATWDKVNYRYINNAASRTAALLAGDVDVIDKVSVSDLAKLQKSANISVYPYDGLRVMLLQPSFNPAPNQYITDNNGKPLDKNPLLDLRVRQALNLAINRKAIADRILQGAATEANQWMPKGTFGYNPDVKDIPNDVAQAKKLLAEAGFPDGFKLTMHVPNDRYPQGPETAQAVAQFWTRVGVKTQVEVVPWAVYSGRANKNEFAVSMLAWGNGTGEGSYALVNILASVDPKKGLGASNWGHYSNPKVDAALEQSTSEFDVAKREAILRDSVKLVSDDVGIFPLFHYKNIWATKKGLKVTPMTSDRTAAMMVTKEPAAAAGK; translated from the coding sequence ATGAAACGCTTGATTCTTTCGACCCTGACCGCCGCCATCCTCGGCGCCTCTGCCGCCGCGTCCGCCGACAACCTGTCGATCGGCTTCGCCGACCCGCTGTCGTCCCTGGACCCGCAGCTGAACAACCACGCCGGCGACCGCTCGGTGGCCCTGCACTTCTGGGACCTGCTGATCGAGAACAAGTGGAACAAGCTTCAACCCGGCCTGGCCGTTAGCTGGAAACCGCTGGACCCCACCACCTGGGAATTCAAGCTGCGTGAAGGCGTCAAGTGGCAAGACGGCACGCCGTTCACCGCCGACGACCTGATCTATTCCTACACCCGCGCGCGCGCCGTCCCGGGCAGCGTGGCAACGTACGCCGGCTACCTGCGCACCATCGACACGATGACCGCCAAAGACCCGCTGACCCTTATCGTCAAGACCAAGGCGCCCAACCCCGACCTGCCGCTGAACCTGGCATCCGTACACGTCGTCAGCAAGCACGTCGGTGAAAAGTCCACCACCGAAGACTACAACTCGGGCAAGGCCATGGTGGGCACCGGCCCGTACAAGTTCGTGTCCTACACGCCGGGCGACCGCGTCATCATGGAACGCAACGACGGCTACTGGGGCGAGAAGGCCACCTGGGACAAGGTCAACTACCGCTACATCAACAACGCCGCCTCGCGCACCGCTGCGCTCTTGGCCGGTGACGTGGACGTGATCGACAAGGTGTCGGTGTCGGACCTGGCCAAGCTGCAAAAGTCCGCCAACATCTCGGTGTACCCGTACGACGGCCTGCGCGTCATGCTGCTGCAACCCAGCTTCAACCCCGCGCCCAACCAATACATCACCGACAACAACGGCAAGCCGCTGGACAAGAACCCGCTGCTGGACCTGCGCGTGCGTCAGGCGCTGAACCTGGCCATCAACCGCAAGGCCATCGCCGACCGCATCCTGCAAGGCGCGGCCACCGAAGCCAACCAGTGGATGCCCAAGGGCACCTTCGGCTACAACCCCGACGTTAAAGACATCCCCAACGATGTCGCGCAAGCCAAGAAGCTGCTGGCCGAAGCGGGCTTTCCCGACGGCTTCAAGCTGACCATGCATGTGCCCAACGACCGCTACCCGCAAGGCCCGGAAACGGCCCAAGCCGTGGCGCAGTTCTGGACCCGCGTGGGCGTGAAGACCCAAGTGGAAGTGGTGCCATGGGCCGTGTACTCGGGCCGCGCCAACAAGAACGAATTCGCCGTCAGCATGCTGGCGTGGGGCAACGGCACGGGTGAAGGCAGCTACGCGCTGGTCAACATCCTGGCGTCGGTCGACCCCAAGAAGGGCCTGGGCGCCTCCAACTGGGGCCACTACTCCAACCCCAAGGTGGACGCTGCCCTGGAACAATCCACGTCGGAATTCGATGTGGCCAAGCGTGAAGCCATCCTGCGCGACTCGGTCAAGCTTGTGTCGGACGACGTCGGCATCTTCCCGCTGTTCCACTACAAGAACATCTGGGCCACCAAGAAGGGCTTGAAAGTCACCCCGATGACCAGCGACCGCACGGCCGCCATGATGGTCACCAAAGAACCCGCCGCCGCGGCCGGTAAGTAA
- a CDS encoding acyl-CoA thioesterase/bile acid-CoA:amino acid N-acyltransferase family protein, with protein sequence MAPTLTITPADALIDVPRQIRVENVAPGQTVHITARTRRNGVLWQAHATYTAGEDGVVDLTRDAPVSGDYTGLSPMGLIWSQAPVDSPSREHFNHPVTDALVTDVVARVGAVEGGAEASADAGVVAGAVAEMQAQATFTQRLALDGVTRHEVREEGLVGTLYLPAGSKPGSHPAVMILNGSGGGINEPRAALYASRGYAAFALAYFKAPGLSDYISNTPLEYFQTGLRWLRKKVQPKHDFVAISGQSRGGELVLLLGATFPKEVSAVVAYVPGAVVHSGQNACDPKIGREGPTWLLGGKPIPHVWENNRTATWAPFDEGPSPHRHEKAILTALQDPDAVARARIRVEDIEGPVMLLSGTDDGSWPSSLYSKMVQDKLVDVKHPYPVEWLDYENGGHSILFPYVPTTQLVYAHPVSGKISTSGGNPKDNARADQESWEGVKKFLDAAVKARAAAVSASASAASSSTSADSASSQSAAAHSASTSGNAG encoded by the coding sequence ATGGCGCCGACCCTGACCATCACCCCCGCGGACGCCTTGATCGACGTGCCGCGCCAGATCCGGGTGGAAAACGTGGCACCCGGCCAAACGGTGCATATCACCGCGCGCACCCGCCGCAACGGCGTGCTGTGGCAAGCCCACGCCACCTACACGGCGGGCGAAGACGGCGTGGTCGACCTGACCCGCGACGCGCCTGTCTCGGGCGACTACACCGGCTTGTCGCCGATGGGCTTGATCTGGTCGCAAGCCCCCGTGGACTCGCCCAGCCGCGAACACTTCAACCACCCGGTGACCGATGCTTTGGTTACTGATGTAGTTGCGCGTGTGGGCGCGGTTGAAGGCGGTGCGGAAGCCAGCGCTGATGCCGGCGTTGTAGCCGGCGCTGTGGCCGAAATGCAGGCCCAAGCCACGTTCACGCAACGCTTGGCGCTGGACGGCGTTACCCGCCACGAGGTCCGCGAAGAAGGCTTGGTCGGCACGCTGTACCTGCCGGCAGGCAGCAAGCCCGGTTCGCACCCCGCCGTCATGATCCTGAACGGCTCGGGCGGCGGCATCAACGAACCGCGCGCCGCGCTGTATGCATCGCGCGGCTACGCCGCCTTTGCGCTGGCGTACTTTAAGGCGCCGGGCCTGTCCGACTACATCTCGAACACCCCGCTGGAGTACTTCCAGACCGGCCTGCGCTGGCTGCGCAAAAAGGTTCAACCCAAGCACGACTTCGTCGCCATCAGCGGCCAATCGCGCGGCGGTGAACTCGTGCTGCTGCTGGGCGCAACCTTCCCCAAGGAAGTGTCCGCCGTCGTCGCCTACGTACCCGGCGCCGTCGTCCACAGCGGCCAGAACGCCTGCGACCCCAAGATCGGCCGCGAAGGCCCCACGTGGTTGCTGGGCGGCAAGCCCATCCCCCACGTCTGGGAAAACAACCGCACCGCCACCTGGGCCCCGTTTGACGAAGGCCCATCGCCGCATCGTCACGAGAAAGCCATCCTGACCGCGCTGCAAGACCCCGACGCCGTCGCCCGCGCCCGCATTCGCGTGGAAGACATCGAAGGCCCGGTCATGCTGCTGTCCGGCACCGACGACGGTTCATGGCCGTCCAGCCTGTACTCGAAGATGGTGCAGGACAAGCTGGTCGACGTGAAACACCCCTACCCCGTCGAATGGCTCGACTACGAAAACGGCGGCCACTCCATCCTGTTCCCGTACGTGCCCACCACCCAGCTCGTCTACGCCCACCCCGTGTCGGGCAAGATCAGCACCAGCGGCGGGAATCCAAAAGACAACGCACGCGCCGACCAGGAATCGTGGGAAGGCGTGAAGAAGTTTTTGGACGCGGCGGTGAAGGCGCGGGCGGCTGCGGTTTCGGCTTCGGCTTCGGCAGCGTCTAGTTCGACTAGCGCGGATTCCGCAAGCTCGCAATCGGCTGCTGCCCATTCCGCAAGCACTTCCGGCAACGCCGGCTGA
- a CDS encoding CMD domain protein, whose translation MAQQPIVYDAVNDLVDKLVGLTPGSKTFQVRHQREKVAAATQGSYDALFDPALPGLSLAERLLVALYATRISLSPLLASHYRARLAETEAAPADIAVAESGKPSDASTPRLVAVLEFTRKLIENPVEGDEAALKTLPAAGVTTPAVVTLSQLIAFLSYQTRLVAGLAAMKDLEGQAPRAAAVPPAPFEPNTAATEPGAVIKAHGFTNEVLEWKAWLDVVNVDTATPEQVAVLEESHPKAKVSDYYLFLVHQPEILRQRSTAFNAIMYAPGGLSRAERELGSTVVSRVNGCVYCASVHAQRFEQLAKRNEVIAQVFEDPYTAGTTARELAIAQFSIQITEAQADVNANSIQALKDAGLSEGEVLDLLHSDAIFAWANRLMLNLGEPVFATVG comes from the coding sequence ATGGCACAACAACCCATCGTCTATGACGCCGTCAATGATCTGGTCGACAAGCTTGTCGGCCTGACACCCGGCAGCAAAACTTTTCAGGTCCGCCACCAACGCGAAAAAGTCGCCGCCGCCACGCAAGGCAGCTACGACGCCCTGTTCGACCCGGCCCTGCCCGGCTTGTCGCTGGCCGAACGCCTGCTGGTCGCGCTGTACGCCACCCGCATCAGCCTGTCGCCGCTGCTGGCCTCCCACTACCGCGCACGCTTGGCGGAAACGGAGGCAGCCCCCGCCGACATCGCCGTCGCAGAATCCGGCAAGCCGTCAGACGCCTCCACCCCGCGCCTGGTTGCTGTGTTGGAATTCACGCGCAAGCTGATCGAAAACCCCGTCGAAGGCGACGAAGCCGCACTGAAGACCCTGCCCGCAGCCGGCGTCACCACGCCTGCGGTGGTCACCCTGTCGCAACTGATCGCCTTCCTGTCGTACCAGACCCGTCTGGTCGCCGGCCTGGCCGCGATGAAAGACTTGGAAGGCCAAGCCCCCCGCGCCGCCGCCGTCCCGCCCGCGCCCTTCGAACCCAACACCGCCGCCACCGAACCCGGCGCCGTCATCAAGGCCCACGGCTTCACCAACGAAGTGCTGGAGTGGAAGGCATGGCTCGACGTCGTCAACGTCGACACCGCCACCCCGGAACAAGTCGCCGTCCTGGAAGAAAGCCACCCCAAGGCCAAGGTCTCGGACTACTACCTGTTCCTGGTCCACCAACCGGAAATCCTGCGCCAGCGCTCCACCGCCTTCAACGCCATCATGTACGCCCCAGGCGGCCTGTCGCGCGCCGAACGCGAGCTGGGCTCCACGGTCGTCTCGCGCGTAAACGGCTGCGTGTACTGCGCATCCGTCCACGCGCAGCGCTTCGAACAACTGGCCAAGCGTAACGAAGTGATCGCGCAAGTGTTCGAAGACCCCTACACCGCCGGCACCACGGCACGTGAACTGGCAATTGCCCAGTTCTCGATCCAGATCACCGAAGCCCAGGCCGACGTCAACGCCAACAGTATCCAGGCATTGAAGGATGCGGGCTTGAGCGAAGGCGAAGTGCTGGACCTGCTGCACTCGGACGCGATCTTCGCCTGGGCAAATCGTTTGATGCTGAACCTGGGCGAACCGGTTTTTGCCACCGTAGGCTAA
- a CDS encoding class I SAM-dependent methyltransferase → MSEKTHDIRPGQSIELLKALHILTRDGKMNQDSRRKLKQVYHLFQFIEPLLKDVQQERGAVTLADHGAGKSYLGFILYDLFFKEQKDAVGNGSHIYGIETREELVKSSEELAKRLGFGGMSFLNLSVAESITSSRLPATIDVVTALHACNTATDDAIHFALEKKAKYIVVVPCCQAEVASVLRKNKGKALADPLAEIWRHPLHTREFGSQITNVLRCLQLEAHGYQVSVTELVGWEHSMKNELIVAQFKDLPTRKPAERLTEMLARIGLQELKDRFFVPVAPAAVAE, encoded by the coding sequence ATGTCAGAAAAAACCCACGACATCCGCCCCGGCCAGTCGATCGAACTCCTAAAAGCCCTGCACATCCTGACCCGCGACGGCAAGATGAACCAGGACAGCCGCCGTAAATTGAAGCAGGTCTATCACCTGTTTCAGTTCATCGAGCCGCTGCTGAAAGACGTCCAACAAGAACGCGGCGCCGTCACGCTCGCGGATCACGGGGCTGGTAAGTCGTATCTGGGGTTCATTCTGTATGACTTGTTCTTCAAGGAACAGAAGGACGCCGTCGGGAATGGGTCCCATATTTATGGGATCGAGACTCGTGAAGAACTGGTGAAGTCGTCAGAAGAACTGGCGAAGCGGCTCGGGTTTGGTGGGATGTCGTTCTTGAATCTCTCTGTGGCGGAGTCGATTACGTCGAGTCGGTTGCCGGCGACGATTGATGTAGTCACTGCACTGCACGCTTGTAATACCGCCACCGATGACGCGATTCACTTTGCGTTGGAGAAGAAGGCGAAGTACATCGTGGTGGTGCCTTGCTGCCAGGCGGAAGTGGCGTCGGTGCTAAGGAAGAATAAAGGCAAGGCGCTGGCTGATCCGTTGGCGGAGATCTGGCGGCATCCGTTGCATACCCGGGAGTTTGGAAGCCAGATTACGAATGTGCTGCGGTGCTTGCAGCTTGAGGCGCATGGGTATCAGGTTAGTGTGACGGAGCTGGTCGGGTGGGAGCATTCGATGAAGAATGAGCTGATCGTGGCGCAGTTTAAGGATTTGCCGACTCGGAAGCCTGCGGAGAGGTTGACGGAGATGTTGGCGCGGATTGGGTTGCAGGAGTTGAAGGATCGGTTTTTTGTGCCGGTGGCTCCGGCGGCGGTAGCTGAGTAG